In Mustelus asterias chromosome 16, sMusAst1.hap1.1, whole genome shotgun sequence, one DNA window encodes the following:
- the LOC144505277 gene encoding uncharacterized protein LOC144505277 — protein MVGRNRSCVLCVEESNCLPNLEGHKDTGTMEKPWKCEDCGKGFIYPSRLEIHRRIHIGDRPFTCSECGKGFARSSGLRSHQRVHVEKKPFTCTTCGLKFKSFSILTEHQRIHTASKLFTCFVCGKRFSEVLDLQSHHQLHTKEYPFGCTSCGKSFRQSSDLNEHQRTHAGEKPFTCSVCGKGFAWSSQLLTHQQVHTVERPFTCSLCGAGFIQSEDLLRHEQVHK, from the coding sequence AtggtggggagaaaccgttcttgTGTTTTGTGTGTCGAAGAGTCCAACTGCTTGCCCAACCTGGAgggacacaaagacacaggcacaatggagaaaccatggaaatgtgaggactgtggtaaaggattcatttATCCATCCCGgctggaaatccatcgacgcaTTCACATAGGGgacagaccattcacctgctcggaatgtgggaagggattcgctcggtCATCCGGCCTTCgctcacaccagcgagttcacgttgagaagaagccattcacctgcacaaCCTGTGGACTGAAGTTCAAATCTTTCTCCATcctcactgaacaccagcgaattcacacggcGTCAAAACTAttcacttgcttcgtgtgtgggaagagattcagtgaGGTACTCGACCTCCAGTCACACCATCAACTGCACACTAAGGAGTATCCATTTggctgcacttcctgtggaaagagtttcaggcagtcAAGTGACCTTAATGAACACCAACGCACTCAcgctggggagaagccattcacctgctccgtgtgtgggaagggatttgcttggTCATCTCAACTGCTGACGCATCAACAAGTTCACACcgtggagagaccgttcacctgctccttgtgtggggcaggattcattcagtcagaaGACCTGCTGAGGCAcgagcaagttcacaagtga